A stretch of the Fusobacterium varium genome encodes the following:
- the accA gene encoding acetyl-CoA carboxylase carboxyltransferase subunit alpha — translation MEFEFEKEITEIEKKIEELQKFSEEKGIDLSGEIEKFKKTRDEKLKTIYKNLSSWDKVFVARHPERPYTLDYIENMTTDFLELHGDRLFKDDPAIVGGFCKIDGKKVLIVGHQKGRTTDEKIYRNFGMANPEGYRKALRLFKMAERFSIPILTFIDTPGAYPGLEAEEHGQGEAIARNLMEMSGLKVPVISVVIGEGGSGGALGLGVSDKIFMLENSVYSVISPEGCAAILYKDASRAEEAAESLKISAQSLFRLGVIDGIIEEPLGGAHRDHKCIALNLKNIILSSFSELEKISVEELVENRYNKFRKMGSFIGTEI, via the coding sequence GAGATAGAAAAATTTAAGAAAACAAGAGATGAAAAACTAAAAACAATATATAAAAATCTGAGTTCATGGGATAAAGTCTTTGTAGCAAGACATCCAGAAAGACCATATACGCTGGATTATATAGAGAATATGACTACAGACTTTCTAGAGCTTCATGGAGATAGATTATTCAAGGATGATCCTGCAATAGTTGGAGGTTTTTGTAAAATTGATGGTAAGAAAGTATTAATAGTTGGACATCAAAAAGGAAGAACTACTGATGAAAAAATTTACAGAAACTTTGGAATGGCTAATCCTGAAGGCTATAGAAAAGCTTTAAGACTTTTTAAAATGGCTGAAAGATTTTCAATTCCTATTTTAACATTTATTGATACTCCAGGAGCATATCCAGGATTAGAAGCTGAAGAACATGGACAGGGAGAAGCTATTGCCAGAAATCTTATGGAAATGAGTGGACTTAAAGTTCCAGTTATTTCTGTAGTTATTGGAGAAGGTGGAAGTGGAGGAGCACTTGGACTTGGAGTTTCAGATAAAATATTTATGCTGGAAAATTCAGTATATTCAGTTATTTCACCAGAAGGATGTGCAGCAATATTATACAAAGATGCTTCAAGAGCTGAAGAAGCAGCAGAAAGTTTAAAAATATCTGCTCAAAGTTTATTCAGACTTGGAGTTATTGATGGTATCATAGAAGAACCTTTAGGAGGAGCTCACAGAGATCATAAATGTATAGCTCTTAACCTAAAAAATATCATTTTATCATCATTTTCTGAATTAGAAAAAATATCAGTGGAAGAACTAGTAGAAAATAGATATAATAAGTTTAGAAAGATGGGTTCTTTTATTGGGACTGAGATTTAA
- the pfkA gene encoding 6-phosphofructokinase, whose protein sequence is MKKIAILTSGGDSPGMNAAIRSAAKIAMSKGIKVYGIQRGYLGMLNDEIFPMDDRFVSGIIDRGGTRLLTARCLEFKDPKFRAIAAHNLKKREIEGIVVIGGDGSYRGADALSKEHGIKVVGIPGTIDNDIKGTDFTLGFDTCLNTILDAISKIRDTATSHERTILIEVMGRHAGDLALQACIAGGGDGVLIPEMDNPIELLALQIKERRKHGKLHDIVLVAEGVGKVQDIEAALKERITTEVRSVVLGHVQRGGTPSGFDRMLATRMGAKAIEILENDEGGVMVGLENNKLVTHPISYAWDGERNYSINDDYELALTLAK, encoded by the coding sequence ATGAAAAAAATAGCAATATTGACAAGTGGTGGAGATTCTCCTGGAATGAATGCCGCTATCAGATCTGCAGCTAAAATAGCAATGAGTAAAGGAATAAAAGTATATGGGATTCAAAGAGGATATTTAGGAATGCTTAATGATGAAATTTTTCCGATGGATGATCGTTTTGTATCTGGAATAATAGACAGAGGAGGAACTCGTTTATTAACAGCAAGATGTCTTGAATTCAAAGACCCTAAATTCAGAGCTATTGCAGCACATAATCTTAAAAAAAGAGAGATAGAAGGAATAGTTGTAATTGGAGGAGATGGATCTTATCGTGGAGCTGATGCACTTTCTAAAGAACATGGTATAAAAGTAGTTGGAATACCTGGTACAATAGATAATGACATCAAAGGAACTGATTTTACCCTTGGATTTGATACATGTCTTAATACTATTCTTGATGCTATATCAAAAATAAGAGATACAGCTACTTCTCATGAAAGAACTATTCTTATAGAAGTAATGGGAAGACATGCAGGTGATTTAGCTCTTCAGGCTTGTATTGCTGGTGGAGGAGATGGAGTTCTTATTCCTGAAATGGATAATCCTATTGAACTTCTTGCTCTGCAAATAAAAGAAAGAAGAAAACATGGAAAACTTCATGATATAGTTTTGGTTGCTGAAGGTGTAGGAAAAGTACAAGATATAGAAGCAGCTTTAAAAGAGAGAATAACTACAGAAGTAAGAAGTGTAGTACTTGGACATGTTCAAAGAGGAGGAACACCATCTGGATTTGATAGAATGCTGGCTACAAGAATGGGAGCAAAAGCTATTGAAATTCTTGAAAATGATGAAGGTGGAGTAATGGTAGGACTTGAAAATAATAAACTTGTTACTCATCCGATATCTTATGCATGGGATGGAGAAAGAAATTATTCTATAAATGATGATTATGAATTAGCTTTAACTTTGGCAAAATAA
- the recR gene encoding recombinase RecR, which produces MATKSLERLIDEFNKLPGIGRKSATRLAFHILEMSEEQVEKFSEAMKEVKKTIKKCPVCGDFCENDLCNICADETRDKDIVCVVEDSRDIISFEKTGKYNGTYHVLNGKIAPLNGMTPDRLNIKSLLERVAATDINEIILALNPDLEGETTSLYLTKLLKPFGVKITKIASGIPIGGNIEFADTATISKALDGRHEV; this is translated from the coding sequence ATGGCAACTAAAAGTTTGGAAAGATTGATTGATGAATTTAATAAACTTCCTGGAATAGGAAGAAAAAGTGCAACAAGGCTAGCTTTCCATATTCTTGAAATGAGTGAAGAACAGGTAGAAAAATTTTCTGAAGCTATGAAGGAAGTTAAAAAAACTATAAAAAAATGTCCTGTATGTGGAGATTTTTGTGAAAATGATCTATGCAATATATGTGCAGATGAAACAAGAGATAAAGATATAGTATGTGTAGTGGAAGACAGCAGAGATATAATATCTTTTGAAAAAACAGGAAAATACAATGGAACTTATCATGTATTGAATGGGAAAATAGCCCCCTTGAATGGGATGACACCAGACAGACTCAATATAAAGTCTCTTTTGGAGAGAGTAGCAGCAACAGATATAAATGAGATTATACTTGCACTTAATCCTGACTTGGAAGGAGAAACAACTTCTCTTTATTTAACAAAATTATTGAAACCATTTGGAGTGAAAATAACTAAAATAGCAAGTGGTATTCCAATAGGGGGAAATATTGAGTTTGCAGATACAGCAACTATTTCTAAAGCTTTAGATGGAAGGCATGAAGTTTAG
- a CDS encoding GTP-binding protein yields the protein MTETPRGNRIHIAIFGRTNAGKSSLINCITNQKISLVSEMKGTTTDPVYKAMELLPIGPVVFIDTAGIDDTSAIGALRIEKTIEILDKMDIAVFVVAAETILENQTLSFEQEWIEKIKAKKKPVIAVLNKVDIISEKEKFENRIAEAEKRLELNFIQISSENGVNIDRLKKEIIEKSPKFIEGETLIGDKIKTGDKILLVAPQDIQAPKGRLILPQVQVLRDILDFGGIPVMTTLGQLDEALKIFDGKPDLVITDSQVFKMVDEKLDRSIPLTSFSIIMARSKGDLKTLYAGAKKINELKSGDKVLIAEACTHHQLKGDIAREKIPMLLKKKIPGIIIENCSGKDFPKDLEKYSLVIHCGSCMLNRAETMSRIERCSEITNFGLIIAELTGILDRVVEIFELKR from the coding sequence ATGACAGAAACACCTAGAGGAAATAGAATACATATAGCTATATTTGGAAGAACCAATGCAGGAAAATCAAGTTTGATAAATTGTATAACTAATCAAAAAATTTCACTTGTATCTGAGATGAAAGGGACTACTACAGACCCTGTGTATAAGGCTATGGAGCTTTTGCCGATAGGACCTGTAGTATTTATAGATACAGCAGGAATAGATGATACAAGTGCCATTGGGGCTCTCAGAATAGAAAAGACCATAGAGATTTTGGATAAGATGGATATAGCTGTTTTTGTAGTAGCAGCAGAAACAATTTTAGAAAATCAGACTCTTTCTTTTGAACAAGAGTGGATAGAAAAAATAAAAGCTAAAAAAAAGCCAGTTATTGCTGTTTTAAACAAAGTAGATATAATCAGTGAAAAAGAAAAATTTGAAAATAGAATAGCAGAAGCAGAAAAAAGATTAGAGTTGAATTTTATTCAAATCAGTAGTGAAAATGGAGTGAATATAGACAGATTAAAAAAAGAGATAATAGAAAAATCTCCTAAATTTATTGAAGGAGAAACTCTTATTGGAGATAAAATAAAAACAGGAGATAAAATTCTTCTTGTAGCTCCGCAGGATATTCAGGCTCCTAAAGGGAGGCTTATACTTCCACAAGTACAGGTATTAAGAGATATACTAGATTTTGGTGGTATTCCTGTAATGACTACATTAGGTCAATTAGATGAGGCTTTAAAAATATTTGATGGAAAACCAGACCTTGTTATAACAGATTCACAAGTATTTAAAATGGTTGATGAAAAATTAGACAGAAGTATTCCATTGACTTCTTTTTCAATAATAATGGCAAGATCAAAAGGGGATTTAAAAACTCTTTATGCAGGTGCTAAAAAGATAAATGAATTAAAATCTGGTGATAAGGTATTAATAGCTGAAGCATGTACACATCACCAGCTGAAAGGTGATATAGCAAGAGAGAAAATACCTATGCTTCTCAAGAAAAAAATACCAGGAATAATTATAGAAAACTGTTCAGGAAAGGATTTTCCAAAAGATTTAGAAAAGTATTCCCTAGTTATACACTGTGGTTCATGTATGCTTAATAGAGCTGAAACTATGAGCAGAATAGAAAGATGTTCTGAGATAACCAACTTTGGACTTATTATAGCAGAACTTACTGGTATATTAGATAGAGTAGTTGAAATATTTGAACTTAAGAGGTAA